In a genomic window of Abditibacteriota bacterium:
- a CDS encoding ATP-dependent Clp protease ATP-binding subunit, whose translation MTKTAVPKWHRELDIFRKIKPVIIMEGNVLDMFTYPGAGINRLRKYLHYYFRSLGYPNIIFYDSIRGFFNDTDAVSGEYVQKFADLIGEKGDPNALPFPFIPQRAGDRSCAFAIERAMTQEKAPCAAILDLASHYTGEPGPAMQQQEIDAYTRLLRASLDSREPMIDRENDKRRLKNLTVYLVNKVNDIPAWFYLDNPSVSTIHVGTPTKEERRAYVSGVNFEEFFSPDKYREGMELYRDREADLDKLRDRFTGLTEGFTNTELYGLGDLCRNEGLEMKDLCKVIDLYKFGISENKWEAIDYRDWADAKADFEKRVKGQDYALSKTLDVIKRAVTGLTDIQSSSHGKPKGVLFFAGPTGTGKTETAKTLAEKLFGDESACIRFDMSEYGQPHSDQKLLGAPPGYVGYEAGGQLTNAVKNNPFSILLFDEIEKAHPSILDKFLQILEDGRMTDGQGNTVYFSETVIIFTSNLGIYAVNETGHREQVVFPEMDYEEVRQQVREGIETYFKLQLGRPEILNRIGENIVVFDFIREEAATRILDAKLRKIADNLREDKDIELTVSEEAYEALRRNALANLENGGRGIGNIVESMFVNPLARYMFDAQVFRNARIEVLRIDEEDPLRTMTCSVTPLTEKETEEEAQ comes from the coding sequence ATGACAAAGACCGCAGTGCCCAAGTGGCATCGGGAGCTGGATATATTCCGCAAGATCAAGCCCGTGATCATCATGGAAGGCAACGTGCTGGATATGTTCACCTATCCCGGGGCGGGGATAAACAGGCTCAGGAAATATCTCCACTATTATTTCCGCAGTCTGGGCTATCCCAACATCATCTTTTACGACAGTATCAGGGGCTTTTTCAACGACACGGACGCAGTCTCCGGCGAATACGTGCAAAAGTTCGCCGACCTCATAGGAGAGAAGGGGGACCCCAACGCCCTGCCGTTTCCCTTTATCCCCCAGAGAGCCGGCGACAGGAGCTGCGCCTTCGCCATAGAGAGGGCCATGACTCAGGAAAAGGCTCCCTGCGCCGCCATACTGGACCTGGCCAGCCACTATACGGGGGAGCCGGGGCCGGCCATGCAGCAGCAGGAGATAGACGCCTACACCAGACTGCTGAGGGCTTCCCTGGACAGCCGGGAGCCCATGATAGACCGGGAAAACGACAAGAGGAGACTGAAAAACCTCACCGTGTATCTGGTGAACAAGGTCAACGACATACCCGCCTGGTTCTATCTGGACAACCCCTCGGTCAGCACTATCCACGTGGGCACTCCCACCAAGGAGGAGAGGAGGGCCTACGTCAGCGGCGTCAACTTTGAAGAATTCTTTTCCCCGGACAAGTACAGAGAGGGCATGGAGCTCTACAGGGACAGGGAGGCGGACCTGGACAAGCTGAGGGACCGCTTCACCGGGCTCACGGAGGGCTTCACCAACACGGAGCTCTACGGCCTGGGGGACCTGTGCCGCAACGAAGGCCTGGAGATGAAGGACCTGTGCAAGGTGATAGACCTCTACAAGTTCGGCATCTCCGAAAACAAGTGGGAGGCCATAGACTACCGGGACTGGGCCGACGCCAAGGCCGACTTTGAAAAGAGGGTCAAGGGGCAGGACTACGCCCTCAGCAAGACACTTGACGTGATCAAAAGGGCGGTGACCGGGCTGACGGACATCCAGTCCTCGTCTCACGGCAAGCCCAAGGGAGTGCTGTTTTTTGCCGGTCCCACCGGTACCGGCAAGACGGAGACCGCCAAGACCCTGGCGGAAAAGCTTTTCGGCGACGAGAGCGCCTGCATCCGCTTTGACATGAGCGAATACGGCCAGCCCCACAGCGACCAAAAGCTGCTGGGAGCCCCTCCCGGCTACGTAGGCTACGAGGCGGGAGGCCAGCTGACCAACGCCGTGAAAAACAACCCCTTTTCCATCCTGCTCTTTGACGAGATAGAGAAGGCCCATCCCTCTATCCTGGACAAGTTCCTGCAGATACTGGAGGACGGCAGGATGACCGACGGCCAGGGCAACACGGTGTATTTTTCCGAGACGGTGATCATATTCACCAGCAACCTGGGCATATACGCCGTGAACGAGACGGGCCACAGGGAGCAGGTGGTATTTCCCGAGATGGACTACGAGGAGGTCCGGCAGCAGGTGCGCGAAGGCATAGAGACCTATTTCAAGCTGCAGCTGGGCCGCCCCGAGATACTCAACAGGATAGGGGAGAACATAGTGGTCTTTGACTTCATCAGGGAGGAGGCGGCCACCAGGATACTGGACGCCAAGCTCCGCAAGATAGCGGACAACCTGAGGGAGGACAAGGACATAGAGCTGACCGTCTCCGAGGAGGCCTACGAGGCTCTGCGCCGCAACGCTCTCGCCAATCTGGAAAACGGAGGCAGAGGCATAGGCAACATAGTGGAGAGCATGTTCGTCAATCCTCTGGCCAGATATATGTTTGACGCGCAGGTGTTCAGAAACGCCCGGATCGAGGTGCTGCGGATAGACGAGGAGGATCCCCTGAGGACCATGACCTGCTCCGTCACCCCTCTGACGGAGAAAGAGACAGAGGAAGAAGCGCAATGA
- a CDS encoding radical SAM protein: MYVARLLYPVKVLGPGDRLGIWFQGCPRRCRGCSNPELWEQDDSRQVTLSGVMELVSRVQAAGPIDGFTLSGGDPFYQPEALAELLPELNGITGDILVYTGYKYEELAASRPELLEQIAVLIDGEYVEELNRGSLLKGSDNQTIRYLREEYRPLYEEYLRGKPLQVQNFATENGIISAGIHKPGYREELLRRLTEKQAKEDTRI, from the coding sequence ATGTATGTGGCGCGACTATTGTATCCCGTGAAGGTACTGGGACCGGGAGACAGACTGGGCATATGGTTTCAGGGGTGCCCCCGCCGGTGCCGGGGCTGCAGCAATCCCGAGCTGTGGGAGCAGGATGACAGCAGACAGGTCACTCTGTCCGGGGTCATGGAGCTCGTCAGCCGGGTGCAGGCCGCCGGGCCCATAGACGGCTTTACCCTGTCGGGAGGGGATCCCTTTTATCAGCCGGAGGCCCTGGCTGAGCTGCTGCCGGAGCTGAACGGCATCACCGGCGACATACTGGTTTATACCGGATATAAATACGAGGAGCTGGCCGCGTCCCGGCCGGAGCTGCTGGAGCAGATAGCCGTGCTCATAGACGGCGAATACGTGGAGGAGCTGAACCGGGGCTCCCTGCTGAAGGGCTCGGACAATCAGACCATCCGCTATCTGAGAGAGGAATACAGGCCTCTCTACGAGGAATATCTGCGGGGCAAGCCCCTGCAGGTGCAGAACTTTGCCACCGAAAACGGCATCATATCCGCGGGCATCCACAAGCCCGGCTACAGGGAGGAGCTCCTGAGAAGGCTCACGGAAAAACAAGCGAAGGAAGACACAAGGATATAA